The Rhodococcus rhodochrous DNA window CTCGGCGTGCGTGACGCCCGGCAGACCGTGCGCCCAGCCTCGGGGTGCCTGCGGCGCGTGGACGACGAGGAGCGCGTCGCCCTTGGATCGCAGGTCGTCGACGGTGCCGACGGCGCGCATCCGACCCGCGCCGATGATGCCCACGCGGTCGCACAGGCGCTGGACCAGGTCGAGCTGGTGGCTCGAGAAGACCACCGGCACACCCTCTTTCGCTTTCTCGAGCAGGACGTCGCTCATGACGTCGACGGCCACCGGGTCGAGGCCGGAGAACGGCTCGTCGAGGACGAGGACCTTCGGGTCGTGCACGAGAGCCGCGGCGAGCTGTACGCGCTGCTGGTTGCCGAGCGACAGGGCGTCGACGGTGTCGCCGAGACGTTCGGCGATGCCGAGCCGCTCGGTCCACCGCTGCACCGCCTCCGACGCCTCCGACTTCGAAAGACCGTGCAGGCGAGCGAGATAGGACAGCTGCTTACCGACCTTCATCTTCGGATACAGGCCGCGTTCCTCGGGCATGTACCCGATGTTGCGGCGCATCTCGAGGTCGACCGGCTTCCCGTCGATGCGGACCTCGCCGGAGTCGGCGGCCAGGACGCCGAGGGTGATCCGCATGGTGGTGGTCTTGCCGGCGCCGTTGCT harbors:
- a CDS encoding ABC transporter ATP-binding protein, which gives rise to MTLTIDNLSKRYGDTVALDGVSFEVRPGELFGFVGSNGAGKTTTMRITLGVLAADSGEVRIDGKPVDLEMRRNIGYMPEERGLYPKMKVGKQLSYLARLHGLSKSEASEAVQRWTERLGIAERLGDTVDALSLGNQQRVQLAAALVHDPKVLVLDEPFSGLDPVAVDVMSDVLLEKAKEGVPVVFSSHQLDLVQRLCDRVGIIGAGRMRAVGTVDDLRSKGDALLVVHAPQAPRGWAHGLPGVTHAEYEDERTVLTVTPGADDQLILKAALATGPVHEFSLRRPSLTELFREVVSA